A genomic stretch from Verrucomicrobiota bacterium includes:
- the lpxA gene encoding acyl-ACP--UDP-N-acetylglucosamine O-acyltransferase: MIHATAIIHPRAELDATVQVGPYAVIDADVVLGSGCVVGPHAHLTGKLRAGAGNRFHAGCVIGDEPQDLKYTGAPTGLRIGDHNVFREHVTVHRSNKLDEDTVIGSHNFLMANSHVGHNAQLGNHIILANGALLGGHATVQDRVFISGNCAVHQFVRIGALALMQGCAAASQDLPPFCMVREVNVLCGLNSVGLRRAGYTTEQRMELKRLYHALFRSGKNLRAAVAEARNSFTGEAATIMLDFVAASKRGVCADSGRGGNDDE; the protein is encoded by the coding sequence ATGATCCACGCCACTGCCATCATCCACCCGCGCGCCGAGCTCGATGCCACGGTGCAGGTCGGGCCGTATGCGGTGATCGACGCGGACGTGGTGCTCGGCTCGGGCTGCGTGGTCGGGCCTCATGCGCATCTCACGGGAAAGTTGCGCGCGGGCGCGGGGAACCGGTTCCACGCGGGGTGCGTCATCGGCGACGAGCCGCAGGACTTGAAATACACCGGCGCGCCGACGGGCTTGCGCATCGGCGACCACAACGTCTTTCGCGAGCACGTGACCGTGCATCGCTCGAACAAGCTGGACGAGGACACGGTGATCGGGTCGCACAATTTCCTGATGGCCAATTCACACGTCGGCCACAACGCGCAGCTTGGCAACCACATCATCCTCGCCAACGGCGCGCTGCTCGGCGGCCACGCCACCGTGCAGGACCGCGTGTTCATCTCAGGCAACTGTGCGGTGCACCAGTTCGTGCGCATCGGCGCGCTGGCGTTGATGCAGGGCTGCGCGGCCGCCAGCCAGGACCTGCCCCCGTTCTGCATGGTGCGCGAGGTCAACGTCCTCTGTGGCTTGAACTCGGTCGGACTGCGGCGCGCGGGCTATACGACGGAGCAGCGGATGGAGTTGAAGCGGCTGTATCACGCGCTATTCCGAAGCGGGAAGAATCTCCGCGCGGCCGTGGCCGAGGCGCGGAACTCGTTCACGGGCGAGGCGGCGACCATCATGTTGGACTTTGTCGCTGCAAGCAAGCGGGGCGTGTGCGCCGACTCTGGACGTGGCGGGAACGACGACGAGTAG
- a CDS encoding JAB domain-containing protein, whose amino-acid sequence MTGRIKDMPAAERPRERLVARGADALTSAELVAILLRTGLKGKSAIEVGNELLGRHGGSVDALCRASLDELQDVPGVGRDKAVTLKAAFTLARRLAEERNKEAPLMDTPDRIASAIREEFRETNVERFCVVLLNTRRRFIKSVPLAHGTLDTLLVHAREVFRPAIAANAASIVLVHNHPSGDPMPSEADIKVTRDLIRAGQLLKIEVLDHVIIGRGTTERTKDYTSLRELGYFYA is encoded by the coding sequence ATGACCGGCCGCATCAAGGACATGCCCGCCGCCGAGCGTCCGCGCGAACGGCTTGTGGCCCGAGGGGCTGACGCGCTCACCAGCGCCGAGTTGGTCGCCATCCTTCTGCGCACGGGATTGAAGGGGAAATCCGCCATCGAAGTCGGGAACGAGTTGCTCGGAAGGCATGGCGGCTCGGTCGATGCGCTCTGCCGGGCGTCGCTCGATGAGTTGCAGGACGTGCCCGGCGTGGGCCGCGACAAAGCGGTGACGCTGAAGGCCGCGTTCACACTCGCGCGCAGGCTGGCCGAGGAGCGCAACAAGGAGGCGCCGTTGATGGACACGCCGGACCGCATCGCGTCGGCGATACGCGAGGAATTCCGGGAGACAAACGTGGAGCGGTTTTGCGTGGTGCTGCTGAACACCCGCCGGCGGTTCATCAAGAGCGTCCCGCTCGCGCACGGCACGCTCGACACGCTGCTGGTTCACGCGCGCGAGGTCTTTCGCCCGGCGATCGCGGCCAACGCGGCCTCCATCGTGCTCGTGCACAACCATCCGAGCGGCGACCCGATGCCGAGCGAGGCGGACATCAAGGTCACACGCGACCTCATCCGCGCGGGGCAGTTGCTCAAGATCGAAGTGCTCGACCACGTCATCATCGGCCGCGGGACGACGGAGCGGACGAAGGACTACACCTCGCTGCGCGAGCTGGGATATTTCTACGCCTGA